One genomic segment of Gossypium arboreum isolate Shixiya-1 chromosome 3, ASM2569848v2, whole genome shotgun sequence includes these proteins:
- the LOC108475710 gene encoding heat stress transcription factor B-4-like, whose product MALVLDNCEDILLSLDSHKSVPAPFLTKTYQLVDDPTTDKIVSWGEYDTTFVVWRPPEFARDLLPNYFKHNNFSSFVRQLNTYGFRKIVPDRWEFGNEFFKKGEKQLLCEIHRRKTSQPQVAINHHYHSHSPFVNAPSFFPFPSRVSISPAASDEQANWCDSPILSSARVGTGVSVFGGYNSSVTALSEDNEKLRRRNNLLTSELAHMTKLYNDIIYFVQNHVKHVTPSNPYPPNMLLCGSQSAANSSLLQKPLNQFLGYYPNSTKPAQVQFLNTPTAASKSSLTILEETSSNSCKTKLFGVPLHSKKRLHPEYGATNSETNKVHLVLENEDLGLNLMPPSTC is encoded by the exons ATGGCTCTGGTGCTTGACAACTGTGAAGATATATTACTCTCCCTAGACTCCCACAAGTCAGTTCCGGCACCATTCCTCACTAAAACCTACCAACTAGTAGATGATCCCACCACCGATAAAATAGTTTCATGGGGTGAATATGATACTACTTTCGTAGTATGGAGACCTCCTGAGTTTGCTCGTGATCTCCTTCCAAATTACTTCAAGCACAATAATTTCTCTAGCTTTGTCAGACAACTTAACACTTAC GGTTTTAGGAAGATTGTACCAGACAGATGGGAGTTTGGCAATGAGTTCTtcaagaaaggagaaaaacaGTTGCTTTGTGAGATCCATAGACGAAAAACTTCTCAGCCACAAGTGGCTATAAACCATCATTACCACTCGCATTCTCCTTTTGTTAATGCCCCGAGTTTCTTCCCATTTCCAAGCCGAGTCAGCATCTCTCCAGCTGCCTCAGATGAACAAGCCAACTGGTGTGACTCACCAATACTTTCTTCAGCAAGAGTAGGTACTGGAGTCTCAGTTTTTGGAGGCTACAACAGCTCAGTCACTGCTTTATCAGAGGACAATGAGAAGCTAAGAAGAAGAAACAATTTGCTCACTTCTGAGCTTGCCCATATGACAAAGCTTTACAACGATATTATCTATTTTGTTCAAAACCATGTTAAACATGTCACTCCGAGCAATCCATACCCTCCTAATATGCTTCTGTGTGGATCTCAATCTGCTGCTAATAGCTCATTGTTGCAAAAGCCTTTGAACCAGTTTCTTGGGTATTATCCAAATAGCACAAAGCCAGCCCAAGTTCAGTTCTTGAACACTCCAACTGCTGCATCAAAGAGCTCCTtgacgattttggaagaaacaaGCAGTAATAGTTGCAAAACAAAGCTATTTGGTGTGCCTTTACATTCAAAGAAGAGATTGCACCCGGAGTATGGTGCAACCAACAGTGAGACTAACAAGGTACATTTGGTCTTGGAAAATGAAGATTTAGGGTTGAATCTCATGCCTCCTTCTACATGTTAG